The following coding sequences are from one Lycium ferocissimum isolate CSIRO_LF1 chromosome 3, AGI_CSIRO_Lferr_CH_V1, whole genome shotgun sequence window:
- the LOC132051256 gene encoding uncharacterized protein At5g01610-like: MSSATISLFLLFFSAAVAANEKPSAYEELRHYDFPIGILPKGVIGYELNPKTGEFSAYLNGSCSFMLSSYELYYKPVIKGVISKGRLRKLSGVSVKVVLLWLNIVEVRRRGDNLQFSVGITSANFPIRRFEECPRCECGQKVLASSS; encoded by the coding sequence ATGTCTTCAGCAACCATTTCCttgtttctcctcttcttttctgCTGCTGTTGCAGCAAATGAGAAGCCCTCAGCCTATGAAGAGCTCCGGCACTATGACTTCCCAATTGGCATTCTTCCTAAAGGGGTGATAGGCTATGAGTTGAACCCAAAAACCGGCGAATTCTCGGCGTATCTCAATGGCTCATGTAGTTTCATGTTGAGTTCATATGAGCTATATTACAAGCCTGTGATAAAAGGAGTTATATCCAAAGGCAGGCTCAGGAAATTGAGTGGTGTTAGTGTTAAAGTTGTATTGCTATGGCTTAACATTGTGGAGGTCAGGAGGAGAGGTGACAATCTCCAATTCTCAGTTGGGATTACTTCTGCAAATTTTCCTATTAGGAGGTTTGAGGAATGCCCTCGTTGTGAATGTGGGCAAAAGGTCCTTGCATCTTCCTCGTAG
- the LOC132050688 gene encoding protein SENESCENCE-ASSOCIATED GENE 21, mitochondrial-like isoform X1, protein MARYFSNSKIVSAFIVDSVSTAISRRGYAAVSQGAVFGSVRGTGAVRSNVMMKKSVEESNKTTSWVPDPVTGYYRPESHVKEVDAAELRNMLLKHKRQH, encoded by the exons ATGGCTCGTTATTTCTCCAACTCCAAGATTGTTTCTGCTTTCATTGTAGACTCTGTTTCTACAGCTATTTCTAG GCGTGGATATGCAGCTGTATCACAAGGTGCTGTTTTTGGTAGTGTAAGAGGTACTGGGGCTGTGAGAAGCAATGTGATGATGAAGAAAAGTGTAGAGGAATCAAACAAGACAACTTCATGGGTACCAGACCCTGTTACTGGTTATTACAGGCCAGAGAGCCATGTCAAGGAAGTCGATGCTGCTGAGCTTAGAAACATGTTGTTGAAGCACAAGAGACAACACTGA
- the LOC132050688 gene encoding protein SENESCENCE-ASSOCIATED GENE 21, mitochondrial-like isoform X2, with protein sequence MARYFSNSKIVSAFIVDSASTAISRRGYAAVSQGAVFGSVRGTGAVRSNVMMKKSVEESNKTTSWVPDPVTGYYRPESHVKEVDAAELRNMLLKHKRQH encoded by the exons ATGGCTCGTTATTTCTCCAACTCCAAGATTGTTTCTGCTTTCATTGTAGACTCTGCTTCTACAGCTATTTCTAG GCGTGGATATGCAGCTGTATCACAAGGTGCTGTTTTTGGTAGTGTAAGAGGTACTGGGGCTGTGAGAAGCAATGTGATGATGAAGAAAAGTGTAGAGGAATCAAACAAGACAACTTCATGGGTACCAGACCCTGTTACTGGTTATTACAGGCCAGAGAGCCATGTCAAGGAAGTCGATGCTGCTGAGCTTAGAAACATGTTGTTGAAGCACAAGAGACAACACTGA
- the LOC132050689 gene encoding protein SENESCENCE-ASSOCIATED GENE 21, mitochondrial-like isoform X2 has product MARYFSNSKIVSAFIVDSVSAAISRRGYAAASQGAVRSNVMMKKSVEESNKTTSWVPDPVTGYYRPESHVKEVDVAELRNMLLKHKRQH; this is encoded by the exons ATGGCTCGTTATTTCTCCAACTCCAAGATTGTTTCTGCTTTCATTGTAGACTCTGTTTCTGCAGCTATTTCTAG GCGTGGATATGCAGCTGCATCACAAGG GGCAGTGAGAAGCAATGTGATGATGAAGAAAAGTGTAGAGGAATCAAACAAGACAACTTCATGGGTACCAGACCCTGTTACTGGTTATTACAGGCCAGAGAGCCATGTCAAGGAAGTCGATGTTGCTGAGCTTAGAAACATGTTGTTGAAGCACAAGAGACAACACTGA
- the LOC132050689 gene encoding protein SENESCENCE-ASSOCIATED GENE 21, mitochondrial-like isoform X1 — MARYFSNSKIVSAFIVDSVSAAISRRGYAAASQGAVSGSVRGTGAVRSNVMMKKSVEESNKTTSWVPDPVTGYYRPESHVKEVDVAELRNMLLKHKRQH; from the exons ATGGCTCGTTATTTCTCCAACTCCAAGATTGTTTCTGCTTTCATTGTAGACTCTGTTTCTGCAGCTATTTCTAG GCGTGGATATGCAGCTGCATCACAAGGTGCTGTTTCTGGTAGTGTAAGAGGTACTGGGGCAGTGAGAAGCAATGTGATGATGAAGAAAAGTGTAGAGGAATCAAACAAGACAACTTCATGGGTACCAGACCCTGTTACTGGTTATTACAGGCCAGAGAGCCATGTCAAGGAAGTCGATGTTGCTGAGCTTAGAAACATGTTGTTGAAGCACAAGAGACAACACTGA